A window of the Motacilla alba alba isolate MOTALB_02 chromosome 26, Motacilla_alba_V1.0_pri, whole genome shotgun sequence genome harbors these coding sequences:
- the LOC119711862 gene encoding uncharacterized protein LOC119711862, which translates to MPPAGSSALQGKGISHKSLPSASPYCLHFPSPSLGSRATCPHAPHVPCSCAWAKSCPLPSLAARDGLGRWYQCRGPSNASSPWGTGAGTCLPPVPGLPQPPVTSQESCAGSPCAKWHRLCPAGAAGSALARDIPWDAREGGTRGGTWRHTQKYLCPLSAAHQTQGCALCLLPIPCSPFPAPHHLLSIPCSPFPAPHSLLPIPCSSFSVPHASTTFLLPMLCCLCLLLIPCSPCPLPMPTPHAHSPLPMPTPHFHSPCHPCSAALAEGHRSRGAGPAGLVGTMVRSVCAQGALWKPCGVTKTVAGCAMPVPWAGALRCSLGPGQVVWGQSGGLGWHWRLGEQGRQLLVPVQGWGTGWGWPGGCRPPSASSH; encoded by the exons ATGCCACCTGCGGGCTCCTCAGCCCTCCAGGGGAAAGGGATTAGCCACAAGTCACTGCCATCAGCCTCCCCCTACTGCCTCCacttccccagcccctctttGGGGTCCAGGGCCACTTGTCCCCATGCCCCACATGTCCCCTGCTCTTGTGCCTGGGCCAAATCCTGCccactgcccagcctggctgctaGGGATGGTCTGGGGCGCTGGTACCAGTGCCGGGGGCCCAGCaatgccagcagcccctggggaacTGGGGCTGGCACCTGCCTCCcacctgtcccagggctgcctcAGCCCCCTGTAACctcccaggagagctgtgctggctccccATGTGCCAAGTGGCATcgcctgtgcccagctggggctgctggctctgccctggccagggACATCCCTTGGGATGCCAGAGAGGGAGGGACACGTGGAGGCACCTGGAGACACACTCAGAAATATCTGTGccccctcagtgctgctcaccagACCCAGGGGTGTGCTCTGTGTCTgctccccattccctgctccccattccctgctccccatcATCTGctctccattccctgctccccattccctgctccccattccctgctccccattccctgctcctcatTCTCTGTTCCCCATGCTAGCACCAC ATTCCTACTCCccatgctctgctgcctgtgcctgctcctcattccctgctccccatgCCCACTCCCCATGCCCACTCCCCATGCCCACTCCCCACTCCCCATGCCCACTCCCCATTTCCACTCCCCATGccacccctgctctgctgccctggctgaggggcacaggagccgtggggcagggccagcagggcttGTGGGGACGATGGTCaggtctgtgtgtgcacaggggGCACTGTGGAAGCCCTGCGGGGTGACAAAGACTGtggctggctgtgccatgcctgtgccatgggctgggGCTCTGCGGTGCAGCCTGGGGCCTGGCCAGGTTGTTTGGGGCCAGTCTGGGggcctgggctggcactggaggCTGGGTGAGcaggggaggcagctgctggtcccagtgcagggctggggcacagggtggggaTGGCCAGGGGGCTGCAGGCCCCCCTCAGCCTCTTCCCACTGA
- the GPR37L1 gene encoding G-protein coupled receptor 37-like 1 — protein sequence MPSPPPPLLPLLLLLLLLLAPGAAGTRGRAADSGRSPPGGRERLRRGTEEDSKSVQQYVPGVRVEFPRPLNSASLHPTRALLPSSTDPSEQRPGVPTERDRAEPRANLTTVPDKRLQMHNPLYPVTESSYSAYAVMFLSLVVFTVGIVANLSVMCIVWHNYYMKSAWNSILASLAFWDFLILFFCLPVVIFNEITKKRLLGDVSCRIVPFMEVSSLGVTTFSLCALGIDRFHAATSPQASTRPIEQCQSIIAKLAVIWVGSMTLSVPEILLWQLARDTSPVSGVVSEFCTMKPSSHLPESIYSLVLTYQNARMWWYFGCYFCLPVLFTVSCQLVTRRIRGTDKKSECRGAKQGQSEGHLNCTIIALTVIYALCTTPENVCNIVVAYMSPDVSKQTLDLLNLINQFFLFFKCSVTPVLLLCLCRPLGQAFMDCCCCCCEGCGPDTTSSESSADSKLKTEMSSSIFFDKPRETPPPLLALGTPC from the exons ATGCCATCGCCACCGCCACCGCtgctcccgctgctgctgctgctgctgctgctgctggccccgggGGCCGCGGGGACGCGGGGCAGGGCTGCGGACAGCGGCAGGAGCCCGCCCggggggagggagaggctgcGCCGGGGCACGGAGGAGGACTCCAAGTCGGTGCAGCAGTACGTGCCCGGGGTGCGGGTGGAGTTCCCGCGGCCCCTCAactctgccagcctgcaccccaccagggccctgctgccctccagcaccGACCCCTCGGAGCAGCGGCCGGGGGTCCCCACGGAGCGGGACAGGGCAGAGCCCCGAGCCAACCTCACCACCGTGCCCGACAAGCGGCTGCAGATGCACAACCCCCTGTACCCGGTGACCGAGAGCTCCTACAGCGCCTACGCCGTGATGTTCCTGTCCCTCGTCGTCTTCACCGTGGGGATCGTCGCCAACCTGTCCGTGATGTGCATCGTGTGGCACAACTACTACATGAAGAGTGCCTGGAACTCCATCCTGGCCAGCCTGGCTTTCTGGGACTTCCTCATCCTCTTCTTCTGCCTGCCTGTGGTCATCTTCAACGAGATCACCAAGAAGAGGCTGCTGGGGGACGTGTCCTGTCGCATTGTGCCCTTCATGGAG GTCTCGTCACTGGGAGTCAccaccttcagcctctgtgccctgggcaTCGACAGGTTCCACGCGGCCACCAGCCCCCAGGCCAGCACGCGGCCCATCGAGCAGTGCCAGTCCATCATTGCCAAGCTGGCCGTCATCTGGGTGGGCTCCATGACGCTCTCAGTGCCCGAgatcctgctctggcagctggcGCGGGACACGTCGCCCGTGTCCGGCGTGGTGAGCGAGTTCTGCACCATGAAGCCCTCGTCCCACCTGCCCGAGTCCATCTACTCGCTGGTGCTCACCTACCAGAACGCCCGCATGTGGTGGTACTTCGGCTGCTACTTCTGCCTGCCCGTGCTCTTCACCGTCAGCTGCCAGCTGGTGACGCGGCGCATCCGCGGCACCGACAAGAAGAGCGAGTGCCGGGGCGCCAAGCAGGGCCAGAGCGAGGGCCACCTCAACTGCACCATCATCGCGCTGACCGTCATCTACGCGCTCTGCACCACCCCCGAGAACGTCTGCAACATCGTGGTGGCCTACATGTCCCCCGACGTGTCCAAGCAGACCTTGGATCTGCTCAACCTCATCAACCAGTTCTTCCTGTTCTTCAAGTGCTCGGTGACGCCCGTCCTGCTCTTGTGTCTCTGTCGTCCCCTGGGCCAGGCCTTCAtggactgctgctgctgctgctgcgagGGCTGCGGCCCCGACACCACTTCCAGCGAGAGCAGCGCCGACAGCAAGCTCAAAACCGAGATGTCCTCCTCCATCTTCTTCGACAAGCCCCGGGAGACTCCCCCACCCCTCCTGGCCCTTGGCACCCCGTGCTAA